In Hallerella succinigenes, the following are encoded in one genomic region:
- the aroA gene encoding 3-phosphoshikimate 1-carboxyvinyltransferase: MNKNPSSPTFLEIRALDHIQGEIRLPGSKSITNRALLLASLAQGETRLHHLLWSDDTRYMAESLEKLGVQGMHFSADYSEAVIPGQNGRFSVKNAELFVGNSGTSIRFLTAAVALGQGDFTLTGIERMKERPIRDLVDALVQVGAKIDYTENAGYPPIVLHANGLQGEILHIKGNISSQYLTAILLSAPCMQKPLKIVVDGELISKPYVTMTLRMMQQFGVEVKNLDFKEFHVPNTGYISPGDYDVEGDASSASYALAAAAIADGPVRLLGLDEKSMQGDIHFADVLAEMGAKISYGKGFVESRRGEFPLKAIDKDLSSIPDAAMTVAALCLFANGTSTIRGIHSWKVKETDRIQAMANELRKAGAEVSTTDESITITPPKVFKTADFETYNDHRMAMCMSLAAFGLEKGKSIRILDPLCVNKTYPGYWKDLKTLTGANFEIPSAK; this comes from the coding sequence ATGAACAAGAATCCCTCGAGCCCAACTTTTTTGGAAATTCGCGCTTTGGACCATATTCAAGGGGAAATTCGCCTTCCTGGTTCAAAAAGCATTACCAACCGCGCCCTTTTACTCGCGAGCCTCGCCCAGGGAGAAACCCGTCTGCACCACTTGCTATGGAGCGATGACACCCGTTATATGGCGGAATCTTTGGAAAAACTCGGTGTCCAAGGCATGCATTTTTCCGCAGACTATTCTGAAGCGGTGATTCCGGGCCAAAATGGCCGTTTTTCTGTCAAAAATGCTGAACTTTTCGTGGGAAACTCGGGAACTTCGATTCGATTCTTGACCGCGGCTGTTGCCCTTGGACAGGGAGACTTCACCCTTACGGGCATAGAACGCATGAAGGAACGCCCGATCCGCGACCTGGTGGACGCCCTAGTCCAAGTCGGTGCAAAGATCGATTATACAGAAAATGCAGGCTACCCGCCGATCGTTCTGCACGCAAACGGTTTGCAGGGCGAAATTCTTCACATCAAAGGAAATATTTCGAGCCAGTATCTGACGGCGATTCTGCTTTCTGCGCCCTGCATGCAAAAACCGCTGAAAATCGTCGTCGACGGAGAACTCATTTCGAAGCCTTACGTGACCATGACTCTCCGCATGATGCAACAGTTTGGCGTCGAAGTCAAAAATCTGGATTTTAAGGAATTCCACGTTCCCAATACTGGATACATTTCTCCAGGCGACTATGACGTGGAAGGCGACGCTTCGAGTGCGAGTTACGCTCTTGCAGCAGCGGCGATTGCAGACGGCCCTGTCCGCCTGCTCGGTCTCGACGAAAAGAGTATGCAGGGAGACATTCACTTTGCTGATGTCCTCGCCGAAATGGGGGCAAAGATTTCTTACGGGAAAGGTTTTGTGGAAAGCCGTCGTGGAGAATTCCCCCTCAAAGCGATCGACAAGGATCTTTCCTCAATTCCGGACGCGGCGATGACCGTCGCAGCTCTTTGCCTTTTTGCAAACGGAACGAGCACGATCCGCGGAATCCACAGTTGGAAGGTCAAAGAAACCGACCGCATTCAGGCGATGGCAAATGAACTTCGCAAGGCGGGTGCCGAAGTTTCGACGACAGACGAATCCATTACGATTACGCCGCCAAAGGTGTTCAAGACCGCCGACTTTGAAACGTACAACGATCACCGCATGGCCATGTGCATGAGCCTAGCCGCCTTTGGACTTGAAAAAGGAAAGTCCATTCGGATTTTGGACCCGCTCTGCGTGAACAAAACGTATCCGGGCTACTGGAAGGATTTGAAAACCTTGACCGGCGCAAACTTTGAAATTCCGAGTGCAAAATGA
- a CDS encoding cyclic nucleotide-binding domain-containing protein, with protein sequence MDQSGDVSQLVKSLMVSDIFKGLSAELIEEFNDIICRVHLSKDEILIEEGTESFSFYVVESGDIEVYFSVPGQSQFLEACRLKVGSVVGEMALLENDVHSARVVAKTEASVIKIDSKAFLLYLESNPNVGFIVMRNLAKLISNRLRYTDQFVRHVAAY encoded by the coding sequence ATGGATCAGAGCGGCGACGTTTCTCAGTTGGTCAAAAGTCTAATGGTCTCGGATATCTTTAAGGGTCTTTCGGCGGAGCTCATCGAAGAATTCAACGATATCATTTGCCGAGTTCATCTCTCCAAAGATGAAATCCTGATTGAAGAAGGCACGGAAAGTTTCAGCTTTTACGTTGTGGAAAGCGGCGATATTGAAGTTTATTTTTCAGTTCCCGGTCAAAGTCAGTTTTTGGAAGCTTGCCGCTTAAAGGTCGGCTCTGTCGTCGGAGAAATGGCGTTGTTGGAAAATGACGTCCATTCCGCTCGTGTCGTCGCCAAAACAGAGGCGAGTGTCATCAAAATCGACAGTAAGGCATTCCTGCTGTATTTGGAATCCAATCCAAATGTCGGATTTATTGTGATGCGGAACTTGGCGAAGTTGATCAGTAACCGTCTGCGTTATACCGATCAGTTCGTGCGTCACGTCGCTGCGTATTAG
- a CDS encoding acyl-[acyl-carrier-protein] thioesterase — protein MEKGIDEHIFPIRFSDCDPKNRLRVSSFFDFMEETAILDAEAHGMGIWKMVQNGYTSVISRLKLRINYIPRWGEKLHVSTWTKSIYNHKVALRDYSIRDDNGNMIAEATSSWLMVNLQTGHSEDPEQTPFLPTLYPEKVAISENLMLLEPRANPRVVMTKTAAFSDIDMNRHVNNCRYADWVLDALYLDQSMKGKSIRSIQINYLAGIPVGEEIHLVRFDNSNHHAYVFGVNAKDPTRVHFQARIGIAD, from the coding sequence ATGGAAAAAGGGATTGACGAACATATTTTTCCCATTCGTTTCTCGGATTGCGATCCGAAAAATCGTTTACGCGTTTCTTCATTCTTTGACTTTATGGAAGAAACCGCCATCTTGGATGCCGAAGCACATGGGATGGGAATCTGGAAAATGGTGCAGAATGGCTATACTTCGGTGATTTCACGCTTAAAGCTTCGAATCAATTATATTCCGCGTTGGGGTGAAAAACTCCATGTTTCAACGTGGACCAAGTCGATTTACAATCACAAGGTGGCTCTGCGCGATTATTCGATTCGAGACGATAATGGCAACATGATCGCGGAAGCGACTTCTTCCTGGCTCATGGTGAATTTGCAAACGGGACATTCGGAAGACCCGGAACAGACTCCTTTTTTGCCGACGCTCTATCCCGAAAAAGTCGCCATTTCCGAAAATTTGATGCTGCTTGAACCTCGTGCAAATCCACGTGTGGTGATGACAAAAACCGCAGCGTTTTCGGATATCGATATGAATCGGCATGTGAACAACTGCCGTTATGCAGACTGGGTCTTGGACGCGCTCTATCTGGATCAGTCGATGAAGGGTAAATCGATCCGTTCTATTCAAATCAACTATCTCGCGGGGATCCCGGTTGGGGAAGAAATCCATCTGGTGCGTTTTGATAATTCGAATCACCACGCATATGTTTTTGGCGTGAACGCAAAGGATCCGACAAGGGTTCATTTTCAGGCTCGAATCGGCATTGCGGATTGA